A DNA window from Pogona vitticeps strain Pit_001003342236 chromosome 2, PviZW2.1, whole genome shotgun sequence contains the following coding sequences:
- the LOC140704291 gene encoding uncharacterized protein LOC140704291: MPLTRSQMAEMGEVREPQVDQGSEDEFGSVQDESTGEQNPELRKMLIAQQHELRMRQFEMEERLERERMQEREKQRQFELNLEREKMAFELRKLELMNQNNNNNRDSEGGQLSKTDLKKFPVYHKGDCPEVFFSLVERAFVDFSVREIEKMTIMRSLISGSLAEVYAEMPEELLKDFAEFKKLVFARHGINAEQLRQRFRSFTKKPEQTFTQVGAQLVRLLEKWLSQEGTETFQQLKDLIALEQFYSVLHGELKFQVRERKPKSVAEAAKIADFISQIRKPLGEGKSISKPKETYSKYSQGPGRSQQGGGAHGEGKPSDMKQRPQILEGKPKPDEKDSKYSRKCYFCQGKGHLISECEKLKQLKGNMPHDLSGTKPKAVFCVQKEQSSLSLREPVAMATQSGTVTSADQAGENGPLVEVKRCLLVRTDSQLFETAGVDVGILDHQYRGLRDTCSQVTLCHPDIIPKEYIIPNESMKVAGIEGQVISLPVAEVPVNFQGWRGVWWLAISSTLPAAVLVGNDLAEHVKRVLVITRSQATTGTVQGGTDEPETEAEGSSEAVVETLTTGSRFGQEQKADATFQKCFEQVTDAPLTPETPVRFREKKGILYRETLRNISKGGDGIRSQLMVPEKYRPMILKRGHSDMFAAHLGVNKTQQRITQNFYWPEIGKQIKEFCKQCDVCQRQGNNRDRTKAKLCPLPVIDTPFKCIGVDIVGPLPKATKRGNRFILTIVDHATRYPEAIPLTNIETNTVADALVGYMSRMGFASEIITDLGASFTSKLMKRLWQICGIKHKETTAYHPESNGLTEKFNGTLMRMIRAYLAENPNNWDQKLQSLLFAYRSVPQASTGFSPFELLFGRRVKGPLDLIKQDWEQITQDDPQDVVTYIDTLRNDLKRNLELAAENLQAQKVRKKAWDDQEGRERHFNPGEEVLWPRLCKENKLQLGSPEIKYLGHIVGGGVIKPLEAKIEAVRDWPRPNTKKKVK; the protein is encoded by the coding sequence atgcccttgactcgaagccaaatggcagaaatgggtgaagtaagggaaccccaggtggaccaaggttctgaggatgaatttggctcagtgcaggatgagagcacgggagaacagaacccagaactcaggaaaatgctcatagcccaacagcatgaactgaggatgaggcaatttgaaatggaggaaagattagagagagaaagaatgcaggaaagggagaaacaaagacaatttgaattgaacttggagagagagaaaatggcgtttgagttaagaaaactggaactgatgaaccagaacaataataacaatagagattctgagggaggccaattgtctaaaactgacctgaagaaattccctgtataccacaagggagattgccctgaggtgttcttttccctcgtggaaagagcgtttgtggacttctcagtaagggaaattgagaagatgaccattatgcgatctttaatcagtggcagcctggcagaagtctatgcagagatgccagaggaactgttaaaagatttcgctgagtttaaaaaactggtgtttgccagacatgggataaatgcggaacagctgaggcagagattcaggtcattcaccaagaaaccagagcagacttttacccaagtgggggcccaactggtgaggctgctagagaaatggctatctcaggagggaacagagaccttccagcagctcaaagacctgatagcgctggaacagttttattcagtcctgcatggggaactgaagttccaggtgagggaaaggaaaccgaaatctgtggcagaagcggccaaaatcgcagattttatttcccaaataagaaagcccttaggtgaggggaaatctataagcaaacctaaagagacctacagcaagtactctcagggaccagggagaagccagcaagggggaggggcccatggtgaagggaagccctcagacatgaaacaaagacctcagattttggagggaaaaccaaaaccagatgagaaagactccaagtacagcagaaaatgttatttctgtcaaggaaagggccatctaatctcagagtgtgagaaattaaagcagctaaaaggaaatatgcctcatgatttgagtggaaccaagccaaaagctgtgttctgtgtccagaaagagcaaagctccttgtcactgagggagcctgttgccatggctactcaatctggaacagttacatctgctgatcaggctggggaaaatggtcctcttgtggaggtcaagcgctgcttgctagtgagaacagattcgcagttgtttgaaaccgcaggggtggacgtaggaatacttgaccatcagtatagggggctgagggatacttgttcccaggtgaccctatgccatccagatattattcctaaggagtatataatcccgaatgagagcatgaaggtggcagggattgagggacaggtgatctcgctgccagtagctgaggtacctgtgaactttcaaggctggaggggagtttggtggctagcgatttcatcgactctgccagcagccgtgctcgtgggaaatgacctggctgaacatgtgaaacgggtgctagtgattacacgctcacaagccaccacggggacagttcaggggggtactgatgagcccgagacggaagcagaggggagttccgaagctgtggtggaaactttaaccacaggcagccgatttggccaagagcaaaaggcagacgccactttccaaaagtgttttgaacaggtgacagacgccccgctaacacctgaaaccccagtgagatttcgagagaaaaagggaattttatatagagagaccctgaggaatatctcaaaagggggagatgggatcagaagtcagctgatggtacctgaaaagtatcgccccatgatcttaaaaagggggcactctgacatgtttgctgcgcacttaggggtgaacaaaacacaacagagaattacacagaatttttactggcctgaaatagggaagcagatcaaggagttctgtaaacaatgtgatgtgtgtcagaggcaggggaataaccgtgacaggaccaaagcaaagttgtgccctttgcctgtgattgacactccgttcaaatgtataggggtggatattgtgggacctttgcccaaggccacaaagagggggaaccggttcattctcaccattgtggaccatgccacgaggtaccctgaagccattcccttgactaacattgaaactaacacagtagcagatgccttggtggggtatatgtccaggatgggatttgcctcagaaataatcacagatttgggcgcatcgtttacatcgaagctcatgaaacggttatggcaaatctgtggaattaaacacaaggaaaccactgcctatcaccctgaaagtaatgggttaacggagaagttcaatgggactctaatgcgcatgattagggcttacttggcagagaatccaaacaattgggaccagaagctgcaatcccttttgtttgcttatcgatcagtgccacaagccagtaccgggttcagtccgtttgaactcttgtttgggagaagggtgaaagggccccttgatttaatcaaacaagattgggagcagatcacccaggatgacccacaagacgttgtgacatatatagacaccttgaggaatgacctaaagagaaacctagagctagcagcagaaaacctgcaagctcaaaaggtcagaaagaaagcttgggatgaccaggaaggcagggagaggcactttaatccaggggaggaagtgctttggcctaggctctgcaaagagaacaaactgcagctgggtagcccagaaataaaatacttgggtcacatagtagggggaggagtgatcaaacccctagaggccaagatagaagcagttcgtgattggcccagacccaacaccaagaaaaaagtcaaatga